The following coding sequences lie in one Myxococcus xanthus genomic window:
- the rfbC gene encoding O-antigen biosynthesis protein RfbC, with product MWQKWADVTQGHVASPGPGDFAQMVAVLRKVLEERQPCAPEQCDERSALEGALRLATEHLHRALPDGGQGMSSLQEAARLAAPAAFSIPASHRARGGKLVTSAKRAFVNGLEPFHIEMLRPQGNFNRALVRVLEYLTVHRALGLRDDVSSWAVAQLEPLAVPTRWVVGSHRGRVAGALVGFAKRGYLYTLGPVLEAVLQGQARWNLAMVEAIRVAAGAQAPGEAEARRHVADVEALREPLAGRTLPGALRVTQPLWGEVLRRQSRFNAESVLALANLLGTRTAPPQPPSLADYPAWCAAREPARVTAAQEAVARLSRRPLISLVTPVHDASEAFLRECLASVTSQVYADWEWILVDDASTAPHLARILQEVAEQEPRIRVLTASSQGDRARATNEGLAACRGDFVGFLGAEDTLSPHALAEVALAFLAQPELALLYTDEDGLDAQGHRCAPFFKPDWSPDLLRSVDYVRHFLVVRRETLAQVGGLREGFDGAQGFDLMLRLSEASSSIGHVTEPLYHAREGSAASASRGAGLDAATKAGVRALSEHLARQGESAEVTSPAPMQYRVRYPVRGTPKVSIIVPFKDRPDLLRTLVDSLLAQTRYPHFEVLLVSNNSTRPETFALLEQWVDPRLVKLTWDHPFNYPAINNWAAKQASGELLLFLNNDMEVVDPCWLDELVSQAQRPEVGAVGCKLLFPEGTVQHAGVVVGMTGFAGHPFWRLPEGPISTPFGHTEWTRNWLSVTSACVILRREVFQALGGFDERFQVCGSDVELGLRLNAKGLRVVCTAQTRLIHHESASRRADAIPEADYWLSYAAYRPWLGPKGDPYYNPHLTLTATDCGLRRHPEDGEQLAVRTLGRDVPSARDVRGEQRARAQRHLIEHLEAWDFTPEQAQTSRESAPAALAALRAKGRVETATWFVPAFGHVYAGIHTIFRFADLMQRRHGVRSDFVIYDQPNVRPGDIEARVAAICPGAVGAVRVLRRPEDVALLPACDLALATAWTSAYRVLHHPRAGVRGYFVQDYEPLFHAAGTPSALAEQTYGLGFYGIFNTPGLYEHVVGLHGMEGAWFEPAVDGTLFHPRRPPRQGPVRVFFYGRPGNERNGFELGLAALAQLKRELGPAVEVLAAGAEWDPEAYGVRGLVTNLGMLPAERTGALYRECDVGLCFMFTRHPSYLPLEMMACGVTVVTNDNPTNRWLLTHGDNCLLAEPTPSGVLARLRDAVSNGALRARLGANAAERVSRTSWEAEVDRVMKGLLNTGAHPAATLDDRASSLEHAS from the coding sequence ATGTGGCAGAAGTGGGCTGATGTGACGCAGGGGCACGTGGCTTCGCCGGGGCCGGGGGATTTCGCGCAGATGGTGGCTGTCCTCCGGAAGGTGCTGGAGGAGCGTCAGCCGTGCGCGCCCGAACAGTGCGACGAGCGCAGCGCCCTGGAAGGCGCGCTGCGCCTGGCGACGGAGCACCTCCACCGCGCGCTCCCCGACGGCGGCCAGGGCATGTCCTCGCTCCAGGAAGCCGCGAGGCTGGCGGCCCCGGCTGCCTTCTCCATCCCGGCGTCGCATCGGGCGCGTGGGGGCAAGCTGGTGACGTCCGCCAAGCGTGCCTTCGTCAACGGGTTGGAGCCTTTCCACATCGAGATGCTTCGGCCCCAGGGGAACTTCAACCGCGCGCTCGTGCGGGTGCTGGAGTACCTGACGGTGCATCGGGCCCTGGGCCTGCGCGATGACGTGTCCTCCTGGGCGGTCGCTCAACTGGAGCCGCTGGCGGTGCCCACCCGATGGGTGGTGGGGTCGCATCGCGGCCGTGTGGCGGGAGCGCTGGTGGGCTTCGCCAAGCGGGGCTACCTCTACACGTTGGGACCCGTGCTGGAGGCCGTTCTTCAGGGCCAGGCCCGGTGGAACCTGGCCATGGTGGAGGCCATCCGCGTGGCGGCGGGTGCCCAGGCTCCAGGAGAAGCCGAGGCCCGCCGCCATGTGGCGGACGTCGAAGCGCTGCGCGAGCCGCTGGCGGGGCGGACTCTCCCCGGCGCCCTCCGCGTCACCCAGCCGCTGTGGGGCGAGGTGCTGCGGCGCCAGTCCCGTTTCAACGCCGAGTCGGTGCTCGCGCTCGCCAACCTCCTGGGCACACGGACGGCGCCGCCACAGCCGCCGTCGCTGGCGGACTACCCCGCCTGGTGCGCGGCGCGGGAGCCGGCGCGTGTCACCGCGGCACAGGAAGCCGTCGCGCGGCTGTCTCGGCGCCCGCTCATCTCGCTGGTCACGCCGGTCCACGATGCCTCGGAAGCCTTCCTTCGTGAGTGCCTCGCCTCGGTGACCTCGCAGGTGTACGCCGACTGGGAATGGATCCTGGTGGATGACGCCAGCACCGCGCCGCACCTGGCGCGCATCCTCCAGGAAGTGGCGGAGCAGGAGCCTCGCATTCGCGTCCTCACCGCGTCGTCCCAAGGGGACAGGGCCCGGGCCACCAACGAGGGGCTCGCGGCGTGCCGTGGGGACTTCGTGGGGTTCCTGGGCGCCGAGGACACGCTCTCACCGCATGCCCTGGCCGAGGTGGCGCTGGCGTTCCTGGCGCAGCCCGAGCTCGCGCTCCTCTACACGGACGAGGACGGGTTGGACGCGCAGGGCCACCGCTGCGCGCCGTTCTTCAAGCCGGACTGGTCGCCCGACCTGTTGCGCTCCGTGGACTACGTCCGTCACTTCCTGGTGGTCCGTCGCGAGACGCTGGCGCAGGTGGGCGGTCTGCGAGAGGGCTTCGATGGCGCTCAGGGCTTTGACCTGATGCTGCGGCTGAGCGAGGCCTCCTCGTCCATTGGCCACGTCACGGAGCCGCTGTACCACGCACGTGAGGGGTCGGCGGCTTCGGCCAGCCGGGGGGCTGGGCTGGACGCGGCCACGAAGGCGGGCGTGCGGGCGCTGTCGGAGCACCTGGCTCGCCAGGGGGAGTCCGCGGAAGTGACGAGCCCGGCGCCCATGCAGTACCGGGTTCGCTATCCGGTGCGGGGCACGCCGAAGGTCTCCATCATCGTGCCTTTCAAGGACCGCCCGGACCTGCTGCGCACGCTGGTGGACAGCCTCCTGGCGCAGACCCGCTACCCCCATTTCGAGGTGTTGCTCGTCTCCAACAACAGCACCCGGCCGGAGACGTTCGCGCTGCTGGAGCAATGGGTGGACCCGCGGCTGGTGAAGCTGACGTGGGACCACCCCTTCAACTACCCGGCCATCAACAACTGGGCCGCGAAGCAGGCCTCCGGGGAGCTGCTGCTCTTCCTCAACAACGACATGGAGGTGGTGGACCCCTGCTGGCTGGATGAGCTGGTCTCCCAGGCCCAGCGGCCCGAGGTGGGCGCGGTGGGGTGCAAGCTGCTCTTCCCCGAGGGCACCGTGCAGCATGCGGGCGTCGTGGTGGGGATGACGGGCTTCGCGGGACACCCTTTCTGGCGGCTGCCAGAGGGGCCCATCTCCACTCCGTTCGGGCACACCGAGTGGACGCGGAACTGGCTGTCCGTCACCAGCGCATGCGTCATCCTCCGCCGCGAGGTCTTCCAGGCGCTGGGGGGCTTCGACGAGCGTTTCCAGGTGTGTGGCAGTGACGTGGAGCTGGGCCTGCGGCTGAACGCCAAGGGCCTCCGCGTGGTGTGCACGGCGCAGACGCGGCTCATTCATCATGAGTCGGCCAGCCGGCGTGCGGATGCCATTCCCGAAGCGGACTACTGGCTGTCTTACGCTGCTTACCGGCCGTGGCTGGGGCCGAAGGGCGACCCCTACTACAACCCGCACCTCACGCTGACGGCCACGGACTGCGGCCTCCGCCGACATCCGGAGGATGGCGAGCAACTGGCGGTCCGGACGCTGGGGCGCGACGTTCCGAGCGCGCGGGATGTCCGGGGCGAGCAGCGTGCGCGGGCGCAGCGGCACCTCATCGAGCACCTGGAGGCCTGGGACTTCACGCCCGAACAGGCCCAGACCTCGCGCGAGTCGGCGCCGGCGGCGCTGGCGGCGCTGCGCGCGAAGGGGCGAGTGGAGACGGCAACCTGGTTCGTTCCCGCCTTCGGCCATGTCTACGCGGGCATCCACACCATCTTCCGCTTCGCGGACCTGATGCAGCGCCGCCACGGCGTGCGCAGCGACTTCGTCATCTACGACCAGCCGAACGTGAGGCCCGGAGACATCGAGGCCCGCGTGGCGGCCATCTGCCCGGGCGCGGTCGGGGCGGTGCGCGTGCTGCGCCGGCCAGAGGACGTGGCGCTACTGCCCGCATGCGATCTGGCGCTGGCCACCGCGTGGACCTCCGCCTATCGCGTGCTGCACCACCCGCGGGCGGGCGTTCGCGGCTACTTCGTCCAGGATTACGAACCGCTGTTCCATGCGGCGGGCACCCCCTCCGCGCTGGCCGAGCAGACGTATGGCCTGGGCTTCTACGGCATCTTCAACACACCCGGGCTCTACGAACACGTCGTGGGCCTGCATGGGATGGAGGGCGCCTGGTTCGAGCCCGCCGTGGATGGGACCTTGTTTCATCCGCGCCGGCCACCGCGCCAGGGGCCTGTGCGTGTGTTCTTCTACGGACGCCCGGGCAATGAGCGCAACGGCTTCGAGCTGGGGTTGGCCGCGTTGGCGCAGCTCAAGCGGGAGCTGGGCCCCGCCGTCGAGGTGCTCGCGGCGGGCGCGGAGTGGGACCCCGAGGCCTACGGCGTCAGGGGGCTTGTCACCAATCTGGGAATGTTGCCGGCGGAACGGACGGGGGCGCTCTACCGCGAGTGTGATGTCGGGTTGTGTTTCATGTTCACCCGGCATCCGTCGTATCTGCCGCTGGAGATGATGGCTTGCGGTGTCACGGTCGTCACGAACGACAATCCCACCAATCGGTGGTTGCTGACGCATGGTGACAACTGCCTGCTTGCCGAGCCGACCCCGAGTGGCGTACTGGCCCGGCTTCGCGACGCCGTCTCCAACGGCGCGCTCCGGGCTCGGCTCGGTGCGAATGCCGCGGAGCGGGTCAGCCGGACGTCGTGGGAGGCCGAGGTAGACCGGGTCATGAAGGGCTTGCTGAACACAGGTGCGCACCCAGCGGCGACGCTGGACGACCGGGCTTCATCCTTGGAACACGCCAGCTGA
- a CDS encoding ABC transporter ATP-binding protein translates to MPESMDAIILKDVVKSFRKRTIRGEYTTFKSELLRWLRGKRQSRDASLITALRGINLTIPMGKTVGIIGRNGSGKSTLLKLITGIYTPTSGDLRINGRISALLDLGAGFHPDFSGRENILINGIILGMTRAEVRARMDEIIAFSELGEFIDEPVRTYSSGMYMRLAFAVATHVDPDILIIDEILAVGDEHFSKKSLAKMMDFKRQGKTIVLVTHDLSTVERWCDLAAWIDGGYVRRVGKPAEVTAEYREAISLAEAQSAAFTPPALTEGGGALPQVPSASLPAEGPVRIHRVRLLDARGEPLEVLSPEEGLEVCADFSVEGPCEDVDFHVRLQAADGRTLYETSARREAVVLSRMPDQGVLRFVVERLGALGGDYSLVVSARASNGESSGRCAFRVVSATEEEGVFRPPHRWLMEPGANSQAAVPFEPGTPPRVEVG, encoded by the coding sequence ATGCCTGAATCCATGGACGCCATCATCCTGAAGGACGTCGTGAAGAGCTTCCGGAAGCGGACCATCCGGGGCGAGTACACGACATTCAAGTCCGAGCTGCTCCGCTGGCTTCGGGGCAAGCGCCAGTCGCGCGATGCCAGCCTCATCACCGCGCTGCGCGGCATCAACCTCACCATCCCCATGGGGAAGACGGTGGGCATCATCGGGCGGAACGGCTCGGGGAAGAGCACGCTGCTCAAGCTCATCACCGGCATCTACACGCCGACCTCCGGCGACCTGCGAATCAACGGTCGCATCTCCGCCTTGCTGGACCTGGGCGCCGGTTTTCATCCGGACTTCTCCGGACGGGAGAACATCCTCATCAATGGCATCATCCTCGGGATGACGCGCGCCGAGGTTCGGGCCCGGATGGATGAAATCATCGCCTTCAGTGAGCTGGGCGAGTTCATCGACGAGCCGGTGCGTACCTACTCGAGCGGCATGTACATGCGCCTGGCGTTCGCGGTGGCCACGCATGTGGACCCGGACATCCTCATCATCGACGAGATCCTCGCCGTGGGTGACGAGCACTTCAGCAAGAAGAGCCTCGCCAAGATGATGGACTTCAAGCGGCAGGGGAAGACCATCGTCCTGGTGACGCACGACTTGAGCACGGTGGAGCGCTGGTGCGACCTCGCGGCGTGGATTGATGGCGGTTACGTCCGGCGCGTGGGAAAGCCCGCGGAGGTCACCGCCGAGTACCGTGAGGCCATTTCCCTGGCGGAGGCGCAGTCCGCCGCCTTCACGCCTCCAGCGCTCACGGAAGGGGGCGGTGCGCTGCCGCAAGTCCCCTCCGCATCGCTGCCCGCCGAAGGGCCCGTCCGCATCCACCGGGTGCGGTTGCTGGATGCTCGGGGCGAGCCCCTGGAAGTCCTGTCTCCGGAGGAGGGCCTGGAGGTTTGTGCGGATTTCTCCGTGGAAGGGCCGTGCGAGGACGTGGACTTCCACGTGCGACTGCAGGCCGCGGACGGACGTACCCTGTATGAGACGAGCGCCCGCCGAGAGGCGGTGGTGCTCTCTCGGATGCCGGACCAGGGCGTGCTTCGTTTCGTGGTCGAGCGCCTGGGGGCGCTGGGGGGCGACTACTCCCTGGTGGTGTCGGCTCGGGCCTCGAACGGTGAGTCGTCCGGGCGCTGTGCGTTCCGGGTGGTGTCGGCGACCGAGGAGGAGGGGGTGTTTCGTCCTCCTCACCGGTGGTTGATGGAGCCGGGTGCCAACTCCCAGGCGGCAGTCCCCTTCGAGCCAGGCACGCCTCCGCGTGTGGAGGTGGGATGA
- a CDS encoding ABC transporter permease, whose translation MIRLVRELYQYRGLLISLVQRELKARYRGSFLGFLWTFLNPTLHMLVYVLLFTVVMRQNIPNFPFFMFVGLLPWIWFSTSVGGGASAISDRRDLLTKVRFPAQVLPTSVVVTNLCNFVLSLPLMLVLGMAYGQWPTWHVVLFPVVVLIQLTFTLALTYILAAINVTFRDLQHIVSNLLTLWFFATPVLYPLSTIQDESARSLMLALNPMVSLMTSYQAIFYEHRLPDAAPLMTLAAVSVVLLWGASSIFESRREEFAESI comes from the coding sequence ATGATTCGGCTCGTCCGTGAACTGTATCAGTACCGGGGCTTGCTCATCAGCCTCGTCCAGCGGGAACTGAAGGCGCGTTATCGCGGCTCGTTCCTCGGCTTCCTGTGGACGTTCCTGAATCCGACGCTCCACATGCTGGTGTACGTGCTGCTGTTCACCGTGGTGATGCGGCAGAACATCCCCAACTTCCCGTTCTTCATGTTCGTGGGCCTGCTGCCGTGGATCTGGTTCTCCACGTCGGTGGGCGGCGGGGCCAGCGCGATCAGCGACCGACGGGACTTGCTGACCAAGGTCCGCTTCCCGGCCCAGGTGCTGCCCACGTCGGTGGTGGTGACGAACCTCTGCAACTTCGTCTTGTCGCTTCCGCTGATGCTGGTGCTGGGCATGGCCTATGGACAGTGGCCGACCTGGCACGTGGTGTTGTTCCCGGTGGTGGTGCTCATCCAGCTCACCTTCACGCTGGCCCTGACCTACATCCTGGCGGCCATCAACGTGACGTTCCGGGACCTGCAGCACATCGTCAGCAACCTGCTGACGCTGTGGTTCTTCGCCACGCCGGTGCTGTATCCGCTCTCCACCATCCAGGATGAGAGCGCCCGCTCGTTGATGCTGGCGCTCAATCCCATGGTCAGCCTGATGACGTCGTACCAGGCCATCTTCTACGAGCACCGGCTGCCGGACGCAGCGCCCTTGATGACGCTGGCGGCTGTCTCCGTGGTGCTGCTGTGGGGCGCCTCGTCCATCTTTGAATCCCGCCGCGAAGAGTTCGCGGAGTCCATCTGA
- the pgsA gene encoding CDP-diacylglycerol--glycerol-3-phosphate 3-phosphatidyltransferase, producing MATDRAARKQRKREERARKRAARKPSVLVQEFWNLPNMLTLGRILIIPLFVWLTYDADPLNSLLAGLVFAVAAITDVVDGYLARKWNLITVVGKFMDPLADKLIAMAALVMMVRLGRIAAWVVIVLLARELIVSGLRTIAASEGMVIAAGQEGKWKTSLQLVGIISLCVHYVHPLEFRTFSVPVDYNLVGQVLVYLSGAFSVWSAVVYFRAFLAMLAKRGGEPDPAKSV from the coding sequence ATGGCCACGGACCGAGCGGCGCGGAAACAGCGGAAGCGAGAGGAGCGCGCCCGGAAGCGCGCGGCGCGCAAGCCCAGCGTGTTGGTGCAGGAGTTCTGGAACCTGCCCAACATGCTCACGTTGGGGCGCATCCTCATCATTCCGCTCTTCGTATGGCTGACCTACGACGCGGACCCCCTCAACTCGCTGCTGGCGGGGCTCGTCTTCGCGGTGGCCGCCATCACCGACGTGGTTGACGGCTACCTCGCGCGGAAGTGGAACCTCATCACCGTGGTCGGCAAGTTCATGGACCCGCTGGCCGACAAGCTCATCGCCATGGCGGCCCTGGTGATGATGGTGCGGCTGGGGCGCATCGCCGCGTGGGTCGTCATCGTCCTGCTGGCGCGGGAGCTCATTGTCAGCGGACTGCGCACCATCGCCGCCAGCGAGGGCATGGTGATTGCCGCGGGCCAGGAGGGGAAGTGGAAGACGTCCCTCCAACTGGTGGGCATCATCTCGCTCTGCGTCCACTACGTGCATCCACTGGAGTTCCGCACCTTCTCCGTGCCGGTGGACTACAACCTCGTGGGCCAGGTGCTCGTCTACCTGTCCGGTGCCTTCTCGGTGTGGAGCGCGGTGGTCTACTTCCGGGCATTCCTGGCCATGTTGGCGAAGCGTGGGGGGGAGCCCGACCCCGCGAAAAGTGTTTGA
- a CDS encoding tetratricopeptide repeat protein: MTTRAKGRGETSPADDEFLQQLSRGGELLAAGRVHEAQPFLERAHQLQPRMEKAQNLLGLCYFKLGQYDRAAELYEMLVRDNPVDPTLRVNLGLVYLKTSALQRAAREFETATDLAPEHQKAQNYLGLTLAQMGEYGRAREHFLLAGSDVMAEKMSRAIAGESYAKPAAAATPPPRSAPVEPRVAEPAPPAPPPPAAEPEEDEEIRFAEDEGPSALSAASASEATEAAADSGVAREPPPESAFDETSEAVAAPVPLTRLQLRKVPATSLAPTSPAPESSPVRDGAQSSLAELAGSVVLPGAEASRPFGAGPGCYTVAVEGELLTRLDGLVALAGQLSFQPEMKRFRGRATDKSFGEGAARMVRARGQGVLYLEPAATRTFLAVDLGEDSAYFRDECVFAFEEPVMFENGRVPSDIAPDLDLVHLRGQGQVLLSLPGPLRAVAVRQEQPVTVPLTHLVGWQGNLTPRMVPVLKSPSGEPLRAAVELGGEGFALITLGVR; this comes from the coding sequence ATGACGACGCGCGCGAAGGGGCGGGGGGAGACGAGCCCCGCTGATGATGAGTTCCTCCAGCAGCTCTCCCGCGGTGGCGAGCTGTTGGCCGCAGGCAGGGTCCACGAGGCTCAGCCGTTCCTGGAGCGTGCCCACCAGCTCCAGCCCCGCATGGAGAAGGCGCAGAACCTGCTGGGCCTCTGCTACTTCAAGCTCGGCCAGTACGACAGGGCAGCCGAGCTGTACGAGATGCTGGTGCGCGACAACCCGGTGGACCCGACACTGCGGGTCAACCTGGGCTTGGTGTACCTGAAGACGTCCGCGCTCCAGCGCGCGGCGCGCGAGTTCGAGACGGCCACCGACCTGGCCCCCGAGCACCAGAAGGCCCAGAACTACCTGGGCCTCACCCTGGCGCAGATGGGCGAGTACGGCCGCGCCCGCGAGCACTTCCTGCTCGCCGGCAGTGACGTCATGGCGGAGAAGATGTCTCGCGCCATCGCGGGGGAGAGTTACGCGAAGCCGGCCGCCGCCGCCACGCCGCCGCCCCGAAGCGCGCCGGTGGAGCCCCGTGTCGCCGAGCCGGCGCCGCCCGCACCGCCGCCGCCCGCCGCCGAACCGGAGGAAGACGAGGAGATTCGCTTCGCCGAGGACGAGGGCCCCAGCGCCCTGTCCGCCGCCTCGGCGTCCGAGGCGACGGAAGCAGCGGCTGACAGTGGCGTGGCGCGGGAGCCGCCTCCCGAATCGGCCTTTGATGAGACCTCCGAGGCGGTGGCCGCGCCCGTGCCCCTGACGCGGTTGCAGCTGCGCAAGGTGCCCGCGACGTCGCTGGCGCCCACGTCTCCGGCGCCGGAGTCCTCGCCCGTTCGGGACGGCGCGCAGTCGTCGCTGGCCGAGCTCGCCGGCTCGGTCGTCCTTCCCGGCGCGGAGGCGTCGCGGCCCTTCGGCGCGGGGCCGGGTTGCTACACCGTGGCGGTGGAGGGGGAGCTTCTGACGCGCCTGGATGGCCTGGTGGCGCTGGCGGGGCAGCTCTCCTTCCAGCCTGAGATGAAGCGCTTCCGGGGCCGGGCCACGGACAAGTCATTCGGGGAAGGGGCGGCGCGGATGGTGCGTGCCCGGGGCCAGGGCGTGCTCTACCTGGAGCCGGCCGCGACCCGTACTTTCCTGGCGGTGGACCTGGGCGAGGACTCCGCGTACTTCCGCGACGAGTGCGTGTTCGCCTTCGAGGAGCCGGTCATGTTCGAGAACGGACGGGTTCCGTCGGACATCGCGCCGGACCTGGACCTGGTGCACCTGCGCGGGCAGGGCCAGGTGCTCTTGAGTCTCCCGGGGCCGCTGCGTGCGGTGGCGGTGCGCCAGGAGCAGCCGGTGACGGTGCCGCTGACGCACCTGGTGGGCTGGCAGGGGAACCTCACGCCGCGCATGGTGCCCGTGCTCAAGTCCCCCTCTGGGGAGCCGCTTCGGGCGGCGGTGGAGCTGGGTGGTGAAGGTTTTGCCCTCATCACCCTCGGTGTCCGCTAG
- a CDS encoding lytic transglycosylase domain-containing protein codes for MRAYSAFLSVAVLALPLSAGADAIYRYVEKDGTIIYTNVQPTGSKRAKTLKGTFTKAPAKNTPVVGRKRTPPELDPHITAAALRYRIPPALVRAIMHTESNFNPNALSHKGASGLMQLMPATATDMYVKDIFNERDNIEGGVRYLRVLANMFDGDMVKMVAAYNAGPEAVKRYGGKVPPYEETQGYVRKVLKLYYHYKEREAAVSSGPSEPTSQNDDAREGAGGDEPR; via the coding sequence ATGCGTGCCTATTCCGCGTTCCTCTCCGTCGCCGTGCTGGCCCTGCCCTTGTCGGCGGGGGCGGATGCCATCTACCGGTACGTCGAGAAGGACGGCACCATCATCTATACGAACGTGCAGCCCACGGGCAGCAAGCGGGCCAAGACGCTGAAGGGCACGTTCACCAAGGCCCCCGCGAAGAACACGCCGGTGGTGGGCCGCAAGCGGACCCCGCCGGAGTTGGATCCGCACATCACTGCCGCGGCGCTGCGCTACCGCATCCCGCCGGCGCTCGTGCGCGCCATCATGCACACCGAGAGCAACTTCAACCCCAACGCGCTCAGCCACAAGGGCGCCAGCGGGCTGATGCAGCTCATGCCGGCCACGGCGACGGACATGTACGTGAAGGACATCTTCAACGAGCGCGACAACATCGAGGGCGGCGTGCGCTACCTGCGCGTGCTCGCCAACATGTTCGACGGCGACATGGTGAAGATGGTTGCGGCGTACAACGCCGGCCCCGAAGCGGTGAAGCGCTATGGTGGCAAGGTGCCCCCCTACGAAGAGACGCAGGGGTACGTGCGCAAGGTGCTCAAGCTCTACTACCACTACAAGGAGCGCGAGGCGGCCGTCTCGAGCGGCCCCAGCGAGCCCACATCCCAGAATGACGACGCGCGCGAAGGGGCGGGGGGAGACGAGCCCCGCTGA
- the nadB gene encoding L-aspartate oxidase, giving the protein MPHRFDFLVLGGGVAGLSFALQAARHGTVAILTKRDRFESSTAYAQGGIASVLAPSDTFEAHIEDTLVAGAGLCHHDAVEVTVKEGPSRVQELADLGAEFNRRITGEFDLTREGGHSARRIIHSGDITGREVQRALLAACDEIPNITFFPQTAAIDLIQDRRVPSPGVSRCLGVYALLEDGVIERFLAKVTVLATGGAGKVYLYTSNPDVATGDGVAMAYRAGARVANMEFYQFHPTCLYHPEAKSFLISEALRGEGGKLKLKSGASFMERYHPMGALAPRDVVARAIDAEMKRTGDDCVYLDMTHLGRAFLAERFPNIYATCKAFNIDMAVQPIPVVPAAHYMCGGVVTDLEGRTNVPGLYAIGEVTCTGLHGANRLASNSLLEGLVFGHRAVQVASEEVRAQASPSEDPPPWDSGSAVESDESVVVTHNWDEIRRLMWNYVGIVRTDKRLMRARRRLELLREEIRDYYWRFKVTRDVIELRNIADVAYLIVDCASRRKESRGLHYTLDYPHPDDHRWLRDTVVSREP; this is encoded by the coding sequence ATGCCCCATCGGTTCGATTTCCTCGTCCTGGGAGGCGGCGTGGCGGGCCTCTCGTTCGCCCTCCAGGCGGCCCGCCATGGCACGGTGGCCATCCTCACGAAGCGCGACCGTTTCGAAAGCAGCACGGCCTATGCCCAGGGCGGCATCGCCAGTGTGCTCGCGCCCTCTGACACCTTCGAGGCCCACATCGAGGACACGCTGGTGGCAGGTGCGGGGCTGTGCCACCACGACGCGGTGGAAGTCACGGTGAAGGAAGGCCCCAGCCGGGTGCAGGAGCTGGCGGACCTGGGCGCGGAGTTCAACCGCCGCATCACCGGCGAGTTCGACCTCACCCGAGAGGGTGGCCACTCCGCGCGCCGCATCATCCATTCGGGCGACATCACCGGCCGCGAGGTGCAGCGCGCGCTGCTCGCCGCGTGTGACGAAATCCCCAACATCACCTTCTTCCCGCAGACGGCCGCCATCGACCTCATCCAGGACCGGCGCGTCCCCTCCCCTGGGGTCAGCCGGTGTCTGGGGGTCTACGCCCTGCTGGAAGACGGCGTCATCGAGCGCTTCCTGGCCAAGGTGACGGTGCTGGCCACCGGCGGCGCTGGCAAGGTGTACCTGTACACGTCCAACCCGGACGTGGCGACCGGTGACGGTGTGGCCATGGCGTACCGGGCGGGCGCGAGGGTGGCGAACATGGAGTTCTACCAGTTCCACCCCACCTGCCTCTACCACCCGGAGGCCAAGAGCTTCCTCATCAGCGAGGCGCTGCGCGGCGAGGGCGGCAAGCTGAAGCTCAAGAGCGGCGCGTCCTTCATGGAGCGCTACCACCCCATGGGCGCGCTCGCGCCGCGTGACGTGGTGGCGCGCGCCATCGACGCGGAGATGAAGCGCACGGGCGATGACTGCGTCTACCTGGACATGACGCACCTGGGGCGCGCCTTCCTCGCCGAGCGCTTCCCCAACATCTACGCCACCTGCAAGGCCTTCAACATCGACATGGCGGTGCAGCCCATCCCCGTCGTCCCGGCGGCCCACTATATGTGCGGCGGCGTGGTGACGGACCTGGAGGGACGCACCAACGTGCCCGGCCTGTACGCCATTGGTGAGGTCACCTGCACGGGCCTGCACGGCGCCAACCGGCTCGCGTCCAACTCGCTGCTGGAAGGGCTCGTCTTCGGCCACCGCGCCGTGCAGGTGGCCTCCGAAGAAGTGCGCGCCCAGGCCTCTCCCTCCGAGGACCCGCCGCCCTGGGATTCGGGCAGCGCGGTGGAGTCGGATGAGAGCGTCGTCGTCACCCACAACTGGGACGAGATTCGCCGGCTCATGTGGAACTACGTCGGCATTGTCCGCACGGACAAGCGGCTGATGCGCGCGCGGCGCCGGCTGGAGCTGCTGCGCGAGGAGATTCGCGACTACTACTGGCGCTTCAAGGTGACTCGCGACGTCATCGAGCTTCGGAACATCGCCGACGTCGCCTACCTCATCGTCGACTGCGCCAGCCGCCGCAAGGAGAGCCGAGGCCTCCACTACACGCTGGACTACCCGCACCCGGACGACCACCGCTGGCTGCGGGACACCGTCGTGTCCAGGGAGCCGTGA